The Parambassis ranga chromosome 19, fParRan2.1, whole genome shotgun sequence genome contains a region encoding:
- the LOC114451474 gene encoding MAGUK p55 subfamily member 3-like gives MIDAMPIVSASTGLHETLALLTSQLHPDANHKEDLVFLKDVFSEKSIGYLMKIHEKLKQYEKQSPTPVLHSASYLAEDLAEELQNGPMEEDERELLLLLSTPHIKAVLSAHDTVAQKKFDPVLPPLPDDLDDDLEEESVKIVRLVKNKEPLGATIRRDEATGAVIVARIMRGGAADRSGLVHVGDELREVNGNLITHKRPDEISQILSQSQGSITLKIIPAVAEEDKLKESRVYLRALFEYTPFEDKATPCQEAGLPFKRGDILQVVSQEDATWWQAKRVGDCNLRAALVPSTQFQERRLRYRMKIGSLPSPMSPKVPPYDRAEREDCDSKGALNGKDIASLRRSFRHRKDRQGSPGEPSTPDANHVEFLIYEEVTQYCPRPGERPRLIVLIGSLGARVTELKQKVIAENPRRYGLAVPHTTRARKSHEREGVEYHFISKAAFEADVQNGRFIEYGEYKENLYGTSLESIHRVLDQNKVCLVDVQPEALKTLRAAEFKPYIIFVRPRIYDSQRKQFGSASSLSVGITEEDLQEMKQSAERIDECYGQWVDYVLLKEDPVSALAELQVILERVQMEPQWVPVCWVRR, from the exons ATGATTGACGCCATGCCCATCGTGTCTGCAAGCACAG GGCTACATGAGACTCTGGCCCTGCTCACCTCTCAACTCCACCCTGATGCCAACCACAAGGAGGACCTGGTCTTCCTCAAAGATGTCTTCAGTGAGAAAAGCATTGGTTACCTCATGAAG ATCCATGAGAAACTGAAGCAGTATGAGAAACAGAGTCCCACTCCAGTCCTCCACAGCGCCTCCTATCTGGCAGAGGAT CTTGCAGAGGAGCTCCAGAATGGACCGATGGAGGAGGACGAGCGAGAACTGCTTCTCCTGCTCAGCACTCCTCACATCAAG GCAGTGCTGTCAGCACATGACACAGTAGCCCAAAAGAAATTTGACCCTGTGCTGCCGCCGCTGCCAGATGATCTGGACGACGACCTGGAGGAGGAGTCCGTGAAGATAGTCCGCCTGGTGAAGAACAAGGAGCCGCTG ggAGCGACGATTCGGAGAGACGAGGCCACAGGAGCCGTAATCGTGGCCAGAATAATGAGGGGAGGGGCAGCTGATCGCAGCG gtTTGGTGCATGTAGGGGATGAACTGCGGGAGGTCAATGGAAATCTGATCACCCACAAAAGGCCAGATGAAATTAGTCAGATTCTG TCTCAGTCACAAGGCTCAATCACGCTGAAAATCATACCAGCTGTTGCCGAGGAAGACAAACTGAAGGAAAGCCGG GTCTACCTTCGGGCTTTGTTTGAATACACACCATTTGAGGACAAGGCCACACCTTGCCAGGAGGCAGGCCTTCCTTTTAAGAGGGGGGACATTCTTCAGGTCGTCAGCCAGGAGGACGCCACCTGGTGGCAAGCCAAGAGGGTGGGTGACTGCAACCTGCGTGCCGCCCTCGTCCCCTCCACACAATTTCAGGAGAG GCGCCTCAGATACAGGATGAAAATTGGTTCTTTGCCTTCGCCTATGTCCCCCAAAGTTCCACCAT ATGATCGGGCTGAAagag AAGACTGTGACAGTAAAGGTGCTCTGAATGGAAAGGACATAG CCAGCCTGCGCAGAAGTTTCCGCCACAGGAAAGACCGCCAGGGTTCACCAGGAGAACCGTCAACTCCAGACGCCAATCATGTAGAGTTCCTGATTTATGAGGAAGTCACACAGTATTGTCCTCGTCCTGGAGAGAGGCCTCGCCTTATAGTGCTCATAG GTTCACTTGGAGCACGGGTAACTGAGCTCAAACAGAAGGTGATTGCTGAGAATCCTCGGCGGTACGGTTTGGCTGTGCCTC ACACCACACGGGCCAGGAAGTCTCACGAGCGAGAAGGGGTGGAGTATCACTTCATCAGCAAAGCAGCTTTCGAGGCTGACGTTCAGAATGGCAG GTTTATTGAATATGGAGAGTATAAAGAGAATCTGTATGGCACCAGTCTGGAGTCAATTCACAGAGTTTTGGATCAAAACAAGGTCTGTCTGGTGGATGTGCAACCAGAG GCACTGAAAACGCTGCGGGCTGCTGAATTCAAACCATACATCATCTTTGTAAGGCCTCGCATCTATGACAGCCAGAGAAAACAGTTTGGCTCCGCCTCCTCGCTCAGCGTAGGGATCACA GAGGAAGACCTACAGGAAATGAAGCAGTCAGCAGAGCGAATAGATGAATGCTATGGCCAGTGGGTGGACTATGTCTTGCTAAAAGAGGACCCTGTCAGTGCCTTAGCAGAACTCCAGGTCATTCTGGAGAGAGTGCAGATGGAGCCACAGTGGGTGCCTGTGTGCTGGGTGAGGCGCTAG